The Stappia sp. genome window below encodes:
- a CDS encoding HupE/UreJ family protein, translating into MFLSRFSRFRTPAAALFAAPLLASPALAHVGVHDGAQGSFLSGFLHPIFGLDHVLAMLAVGLLAAQLGGRGRIALPAAFVAAMLGGFALALAGVALPAVEPMILASVIVLGVLIGAALRLPLPAAAGLVAVFAVFHGAAHGSEMGAATALPYALGFALATAGLTVLGLLLGLGARAAAPKLGRGLGVLTALAGVYLVLT; encoded by the coding sequence ATGTTCCTTTCCCGTTTCTCCCGCTTTCGCACGCCCGCGGCCGCCCTCTTCGCCGCTCCGCTTCTGGCGTCTCCGGCGCTCGCCCATGTCGGCGTGCACGATGGCGCGCAAGGCTCCTTCCTGAGCGGCTTCCTGCATCCCATCTTCGGCCTCGACCATGTGCTCGCGATGCTCGCGGTCGGCCTGCTCGCCGCGCAACTCGGCGGGCGCGGCCGCATCGCGCTGCCGGCGGCCTTCGTCGCGGCCATGCTCGGCGGCTTCGCGCTGGCGCTCGCCGGCGTCGCGCTTCCCGCGGTCGAGCCGATGATCCTCGCCTCGGTCATCGTCCTCGGCGTGCTGATCGGCGCCGCGCTGCGCCTGCCGCTGCCCGCCGCCGCCGGCCTCGTCGCCGTTTTCGCGGTGTTTCACGGCGCGGCGCATGGCTCGGAGATGGGCGCGGCGACCGCCCTGCCCTATGCGCTCGGCTTCGCGCTTGCGACGGCCGGTCTCACCGTGCTTGGCCTCCTGCTCGGCCTCGGCGCGCGCGCGGCCGCCCCGAAGCTCGGACGCGGTCTCGGCGTTCTGACCGCGCTTGCCGGCGTCTATCTCGTCCTCACCTGA
- a CDS encoding adenylate/guanylate cyclase domain-containing protein, producing the protein MRPPRIAIAPSIFSITLLIALGLAAAIILYTQERSSENAEIAAGALMDRALETIDLRIAGHVDPIARAVDQARFWSGLAETPTLAGHPARAPALALLTDLPQSAAVLIGFETGDYYQLSALGHRPTDYLDGLDAPAGAAFQEDVVLRAGRDAPLGLTRFLDARGMTLTARLKRRDLLDPRGRPWFGDAWQRDVTIRTDAYRFESTGKLGLTLARGFAGGVVGVDLTLTGLSDFLNRVPQARAGVLAVFRDDATILARSSLGEGDPQVDEQTLARRRAQLSMLVRHFAQHPTLASAAPVIDGRAWLARRDVVELGGGARENVLIAMPRDVVVGPIEALARTTLFVSLAFMLASVPLIWLVSRRISRPVRALSLASERIGRFDLEDEIPARSMITEILQLERAMERMRHSLSIFSLYAPKALVRQLVASETRPALGGTRRDVTVLFMDLENFTAMSSHLEPEEVMRRMSAYFERVTSVLLAHGATIDKYIGDAVMAFWNAPNDTPDHAARACRAALEILEVAQAQTQGWSTPEGAPVRTRIGLSSGPAIIGNVGSSDRLNYTALGSTVNLAARLENLNRDLGTGILVSEEVVARVDGRFAVKPAGRVSVKGYDDPVAVFELTGFGR; encoded by the coding sequence ATGCGCCCGCCCCGGATTGCCATTGCGCCCAGCATCTTCTCCATCACGCTGCTGATCGCCCTCGGTCTTGCGGCGGCGATCATCCTGTACACGCAGGAGCGCAGCAGCGAGAACGCGGAAATCGCGGCCGGCGCGCTGATGGACCGGGCGCTGGAAACGATCGATCTCAGGATCGCCGGCCATGTGGACCCGATCGCGCGCGCCGTCGATCAGGCGCGCTTCTGGTCCGGCCTCGCCGAGACGCCGACGCTGGCCGGACACCCGGCGCGGGCGCCCGCCCTGGCGCTTCTGACCGACCTGCCGCAATCGGCGGCGGTTCTGATCGGCTTCGAGACCGGCGATTATTATCAGCTGTCGGCCCTGGGGCATCGGCCGACGGACTATCTCGACGGGCTCGATGCGCCCGCCGGCGCGGCCTTTCAGGAAGATGTCGTGCTGCGCGCGGGGCGGGACGCGCCGCTGGGGCTGACGCGGTTTCTCGACGCCCGGGGCATGACGCTCACCGCGCGGCTGAAACGCCGGGATCTGCTCGATCCGCGCGGCCGGCCGTGGTTCGGCGACGCGTGGCAGCGCGATGTCACGATCCGCACCGATGCCTATCGGTTCGAGTCCACCGGCAAGCTCGGCCTCACGCTGGCCCGCGGCTTTGCGGGGGGCGTGGTCGGTGTCGACCTGACGCTCACCGGCCTGAGCGACTTTCTGAACCGGGTGCCGCAGGCGCGCGCCGGCGTTTTGGCGGTGTTCCGCGATGACGCGACGATCCTGGCGCGCTCCTCGCTCGGCGAGGGCGATCCGCAGGTTGACGAGCAAACGCTGGCCCGACGCCGGGCGCAACTGTCGATGCTCGTGCGCCACTTCGCTCAGCACCCGACCCTTGCCTCTGCCGCGCCGGTGATCGACGGCCGCGCCTGGCTCGCCCGGCGCGACGTGGTCGAACTGGGGGGCGGGGCGCGCGAGAACGTCCTGATTGCCATGCCGCGCGACGTGGTGGTGGGACCCATCGAGGCGCTTGCCCGAACGACCCTGTTCGTGTCGCTGGCGTTCATGCTGGCGAGCGTGCCGCTGATCTGGCTCGTGTCCCGGCGTATCTCACGACCCGTGCGCGCGCTCAGCCTCGCGTCGGAACGCATCGGCCGCTTCGACCTCGAGGACGAAATCCCGGCGCGCTCGATGATCACCGAAATCCTCCAGCTCGAACGGGCGATGGAGCGCATGCGCCACAGCCTTTCGATCTTCTCGCTCTATGCGCCCAAGGCGCTGGTCCGCCAGCTGGTCGCCAGCGAGACGCGGCCGGCGCTCGGCGGCACCCGGCGCGACGTGACCGTGCTCTTCATGGATCTGGAAAACTTCACCGCCATGTCGTCGCATCTGGAACCGGAGGAGGTGATGCGGCGCATGTCCGCCTATTTCGAGCGCGTCACCTCGGTGCTGCTCGCCCATGGCGCGACCATCGACAAATACATCGGCGACGCGGTGATGGCCTTCTGGAACGCGCCCAACGACACGCCGGACCATGCCGCGCGCGCCTGCCGCGCCGCGCTGGAGATCCTGGAGGTCGCCCAGGCGCAGACGCAAGGCTGGAGCACGCCGGAGGGCGCCCCGGTGCGCACCCGCATCGGGCTGAGCAGCGGGCCGGCGATCATCGGCAACGTCGGCAGCAGCGACCGGCTGAACTACACCGCGCTCGGCAGCACGGTGAACCTCGCCGCGCGGCTGGAAAACCTGAACCGGGATCTCGGCACCGGCATTCTGGTGAGCGAGGAGGTCGTGGCGCGCGTCGACGGCCGCTTCGCGGTGAAGCCCGCCGGACGTGTGTCGGTGAAGGGCTATGACGATCCCGTCGCCGTGTTCGAGCTGACCGGCTTCGGTCGCTGA
- the adhP gene encoding alcohol dehydrogenase AdhP — MPQSMKAAVVRAFGQPLDISEVDKPEVAPGKILVKIAASGVCHTDLHAADGDWPVKPEPPFIPGHEGVGHVAAVGAGVTGVKEGDRVGVPWLHTACGHCRHCMGGWETLCGEQKNTGYSVNGGFAEYVLADPNYVGHLPDGLNFAPAAPVLCAGVTVYKALKQTEARPGQTVAIAGIGGLGHMAVQYAKAMGLHVIAVDIAEDKLKLARDLGADQTINAAETDPVAVVAAGGGAEGVVVTAVSPKSFSQGFGMLARGGTMTLVGLPPGDFPLPIFDTVLTGKTVRGSIVGTRNDLAESLAFAAEGKVRAHYSTESLDDVNAIFDRMRAGKIDGRIVMEI, encoded by the coding sequence ATGCCGCAGAGCATGAAAGCCGCTGTCGTTCGCGCCTTCGGGCAGCCGCTCGACATTTCGGAGGTCGACAAGCCCGAGGTCGCGCCCGGCAAGATCCTGGTCAAGATCGCGGCCAGCGGCGTCTGTCACACGGATCTGCACGCAGCCGACGGCGACTGGCCGGTGAAGCCGGAGCCGCCCTTCATCCCCGGCCACGAGGGCGTCGGCCACGTCGCGGCGGTGGGCGCCGGCGTGACGGGCGTGAAGGAAGGCGACCGGGTCGGCGTGCCCTGGCTGCACACGGCCTGCGGCCATTGCCGGCACTGCATGGGCGGCTGGGAGACCCTGTGCGGCGAGCAGAAAAACACCGGCTACAGCGTCAACGGCGGCTTCGCCGAATATGTTCTCGCCGATCCGAACTACGTCGGACATCTGCCGGACGGGCTCAACTTCGCCCCGGCGGCGCCCGTCCTGTGCGCCGGGGTCACCGTCTACAAGGCGCTGAAGCAGACGGAGGCGCGGCCCGGCCAGACGGTGGCGATCGCCGGGATCGGCGGGCTCGGCCATATGGCGGTGCAATACGCCAAGGCCATGGGCCTGCATGTGATCGCCGTCGACATCGCCGAGGACAAGCTCAAGCTCGCGCGCGACCTGGGCGCGGACCAGACGATCAACGCCGCCGAGACCGATCCGGTCGCCGTCGTCGCCGCCGGCGGCGGGGCGGAGGGCGTCGTCGTCACGGCCGTCTCGCCCAAGTCCTTCTCGCAAGGCTTCGGCATGCTGGCGCGCGGCGGGACCATGACGCTGGTCGGCCTGCCGCCGGGCGACTTCCCGCTGCCGATCTTCGACACCGTGCTGACCGGCAAGACGGTGCGCGGCTCCATCGTCGGCACGCGCAACGATCTCGCCGAGTCGCTGGCCTTCGCCGCCGAGGGCAAGGTCCGCGCGCATTACTCCACAGAGTCGCTCGATGACGTGAACGCGATCTTCGACCGCATGCGCGCCGGCAAGATCGACGGCCGCATCGTGATGGAGATCTGA